Proteins encoded together in one bacterium window:
- a CDS encoding ankyrin repeat domain-containing protein, with product MQIVKWILLVNALVVSCHAMTNVALKNEQLIEEVTKGVHSNLKNIEQLIQDGADVNVQDSDGYTPLHSAVNAGVLPLVQLLLNKGAKIDIKNNDGDTPVHIAVVMFKTDAILNLLLSKNPDISIKNNANETPFDLAELNSKKSAIKNVLNQYASHSQKPVSSVESESSAGDSSTDFASLTKEQAQQEFSKKLQRALMLGDAFTERELDGLIKAGANINMPIDISGKGAKQYLVPLLAVAQSGMVDLVKLLLKNGADSAVRDAQGHTAFDLALTDEIKQLFQKQPITDLDRLKSALTALKAKLAALVGLLQKMKNK from the coding sequence ATGCAGATAGTGAAATGGATTTTGTTGGTAAATGCGTTGGTTGTTAGTTGTCATGCGATGACCAATGTTGCTTTGAAAAATGAACAACTGATTGAAGAAGTTACGAAGGGCGTTCATAGTAATCTTAAGAACATTGAGCAGCTTATTCAGGATGGTGCTGATGTTAATGTGCAAGATTCTGATGGGTATACACCGCTTCATAGTGCTGTTAATGCAGGGGTATTGCCGTTGGTGCAGTTATTGTTGAATAAGGGTGCTAAGATTGATATTAAAAATAATGACGGTGATACGCCTGTGCACATTGCGGTTGTTATGTTTAAAACAGATGCCATTCTTAACCTGTTATTATCAAAAAATCCTGATATAAGTATAAAAAATAATGCCAATGAGACGCCGTTTGATCTGGCTGAATTAAATAGTAAAAAAAGCGCGATCAAGAATGTTTTGAATCAATATGCAAGTCATTCGCAAAAACCAGTTTCTTCTGTTGAATCAGAGTCTAGTGCTGGTGATAGTTCGACAGATTTTGCTTCATTAACCAAAGAACAAGCACAACAAGAGTTTTCGAAAAAGCTGCAACGAGCCCTGATGCTTGGAGATGCTTTTACTGAAAGAGAACTTGATGGTCTGATCAAAGCTGGTGCGAATATTAATATGCCCATTGATATTTCTGGCAAGGGCGCAAAACAGTATCTTGTGCCACTTCTAGCTGTAGCACAATCTGGAATGGTCGATTTGGTAAAATTGTTATTAAAAAATGGGGCTGATAGTGCCGTGAGAGATGCGCAAGGGCATACAGCTTTTGATCTTGCTTTGACCGATGAAATAAAACAGCTTTTTCAGAAGCAACCGATAACAGATCTTGATCGACTTAAAAGTGCATTAACGGCTCTTAAAGCAAAATTGGCCGCGTTGGTCGGGTTGCTACAAAAAATGAAAAATAAATGA
- a CDS encoding ankyrin repeat domain-containing protein codes for MLGEVAKILLSYYHDSSADIAAQDVVGKTPLHWAVGCADKDMVALLLSRGANFNV; via the coding sequence TTGCTTGGAGAGGTAGCTAAGATATTGTTATCTTATTATCATGATTCTTCGGCTGATATTGCCGCACAAGATGTTGTGGGCAAGACACCTTTGCATTGGGCTGTTGGATGTGCGGATAAAGACATGGTTGCTTTATTGCTTAGCCGTGGAGCTAATTTTAATGTATAA
- a CDS encoding ankyrin repeat domain-containing protein, whose amino-acid sequence MQVVKYCVAAMMLVGWHHAVGAPVDGQKEAQEKFNKKILDVLNVGHFTSKDRQELQNALDTGANINFKSNKTGKTFLHIAAEKGNKKIVEFLLTNGAKVSERDNDERMPLELAAFGEYKEIVEILIKNKADVNDNNSKGLTPLMIAIVDKNEKIVKLLLECGADPNTMVDESRWTCLHLSTHVGDEALVRLLLCQQGIKINVRSDDGKTPLYVAVEQGHSNIVQLLLTDKRVDVNQGDGNGLTPLHIAVAKGDKDAIVHLLQKKARVNEQDNDGLTPLHLAAQMNNEFIVQLLLDNDADVALKNNKKNTAADLTTDKVIKARLEKIIKILSSPDESSGSVQKKFNQKIEELINSSKGLQESNKSELEQCIKNKGNINKKYRKKDGPLLHLVAWRGS is encoded by the coding sequence ATGCAGGTTGTGAAGTATTGTGTGGCGGCGATGATGCTTGTTGGTTGGCATCATGCGGTTGGTGCCCCTGTAGATGGGCAAAAAGAGGCGCAAGAAAAATTTAATAAAAAAATTCTTGATGTGCTCAATGTTGGTCATTTTACATCAAAAGATAGGCAAGAATTGCAAAACGCTCTAGATACTGGAGCGAATATTAATTTCAAAAGTAATAAAACTGGTAAAACGTTTTTGCATATAGCTGCTGAGAAAGGAAATAAAAAAATTGTTGAATTTTTGCTTACGAATGGTGCGAAGGTAAGTGAGAGAGATAATGATGAAAGAATGCCTTTAGAGTTAGCTGCTTTTGGTGAATATAAGGAAATTGTCGAGATTTTAATTAAGAATAAAGCTGATGTTAATGATAATAATAGCAAAGGTCTTACTCCTTTAATGATTGCTATTGTTGATAAAAATGAGAAGATTGTTAAGTTATTGCTTGAGTGTGGCGCTGATCCTAACACAATGGTTGATGAAAGTCGTTGGACTTGTTTACATCTTTCTACCCATGTAGGGGATGAAGCTCTTGTTAGGTTGTTGCTCTGTCAGCAAGGTATCAAGATTAATGTGAGAAGTGATGATGGCAAGACGCCACTTTATGTAGCTGTTGAGCAAGGACATAGTAATATTGTTCAATTGTTGCTAACTGATAAGAGGGTTGATGTGAATCAAGGGGATGGTAATGGATTGACTCCTTTGCACATAGCCGTTGCCAAAGGAGATAAAGATGCCATTGTGCATTTACTTCAAAAAAAAGCGAGGGTTAACGAACAAGATAATGATGGATTAACTCCTTTGCATTTGGCAGCTCAAATGAATAATGAATTTATAGTGCAGTTGTTACTAGATAACGACGCTGATGTTGCTCTTAAAAATAACAAAAAAAATACGGCTGCAGATCTTACTACAGATAAGGTAATTAAGGCGCGTCTCGAAAAAATAATTAAGATTTTAAGTAGTCCTGATGAGAGTTCTGGTTCTGTTCAAAAAAAATTTAATCAAAAAATTGAAGAATTAATTAATAGTAGTAAGGGATTGCAAGAGTCCAACAAGAGCGAATTGGAACAATGCATAAAAAACAAGGGAAATATTAATAAGAAATACCGTAAAAAAGATGGGCCCTTGCTACATTTAGTTGCTTGGAGAGGTAGCTAA
- a CDS encoding PD-(D/E)XK nuclease family protein produces MQSYLSTPASQARGSSSIFKVSRTKLELFLDCKKCFYLECKHGVRRPNSYSLALNNAVDKLLKKEFNLYRDAQKPHPLLLKYGLGRIVPLAHPSLLKWQNRYEGIQYAVPNTNIVLFGALDDVWIDVNSKELIVVDYKATSQDGAISFGGQWQAMYERQLEVYRWLLRKNGHEVSEVSYFLYANAKNDADFFNNQLNFDLSLVPHCVQGDSGWIEGVVMNIFECLKSNIIPAACDGCQYCGYFSGRDQLVEGL; encoded by the coding sequence ATGCAATCTTATCTTTCTACGCCGGCTTCTCAAGCTCGGGGTTCTTCATCCATATTTAAAGTTAGTCGAACCAAACTTGAATTATTTTTAGATTGTAAAAAATGCTTTTATCTTGAATGTAAGCATGGCGTTCGGCGTCCAAATAGCTACTCGTTGGCATTGAATAATGCCGTTGATAAATTGTTAAAAAAAGAATTCAATCTTTATCGTGATGCTCAAAAACCGCATCCGCTGTTATTAAAATATGGCCTAGGTCGTATAGTGCCCCTCGCTCACCCATCGTTACTGAAGTGGCAGAATCGTTATGAAGGTATTCAGTATGCGGTTCCGAATACCAATATTGTTTTGTTTGGAGCTCTTGATGATGTGTGGATTGACGTCAATTCTAAAGAACTGATTGTGGTTGATTATAAAGCAACGTCGCAGGATGGTGCCATTTCTTTTGGTGGTCAATGGCAAGCAATGTATGAGCGTCAATTAGAGGTTTACCGCTGGTTGTTAAGAAAAAATGGCCATGAAGTTTCTGAGGTTTCGTATTTTCTTTATGCTAATGCGAAAAACGATGCAGACTTTTTTAATAATCAATTAAATTTTGACCTTTCATTGGTGCCACATTGTGTTCAAGGTGATAGCGGCTGGATTGAAGGCGTTGTCATGAATATTTTTGAGTGCCTTAAATCTAATATAATTCCTGCAGCATGTGATGGTTGCCAATATTGTGGTTATTTTTCTGGGCGAGATCAGCTTGTTGAAGGGCTCTAG
- a CDS encoding GIY-YIG nuclease family protein, producing MAIIYRAKCNVKSKDEKTPVYVGQTKNELEQRIEQHKQKVASNISTPFYNALRNYGFESFVWDILCWCKDEEVEQKEQFFIDSFACDPYTEILNVSGSRKNKSNEILKNINNKLVIESEKLGELSLREAGRLKPVVNLLTKKVHSSLQIAAKIDEVSVDQIRNSSKTGKMLPGGVRYAFISLDNKPILTPGHSQEIFIGKNAKKVKDLVSGKIYDSVVDAAQKCNLSSSVVDGGARGEYAIVKDRYVFCFLDNQGQEKRLARHDDALQKLELKKGFNYCAWGVDNLEREGLQKFKTLDEMCQKLGLKSKSHVKSVLDGVRSHVEKWRIARWDQKSEQPVLTEKHFDKPSKVSRSVICLNDEGRKFPSVAEAGKFYGVDAQGVAKCCNGRAKSVYRLNDGLKKKERLLFAYSDDQGQPKLTPTHHLSATTLAARGDQRILLTNEDKIKKLGRDRFNSLSEFCRVTKVPRKRAAKHLQDKSVYMFGFDFVTLD from the coding sequence ATGGCAATAATTTATCGCGCCAAGTGTAATGTTAAAAGCAAAGATGAAAAAACGCCTGTTTATGTTGGCCAAACCAAGAATGAGCTTGAGCAAAGGATTGAACAACATAAGCAAAAGGTTGCGTCTAATATATCAACGCCGTTTTACAACGCTTTGCGAAATTATGGTTTTGAAAGCTTTGTCTGGGATATTTTGTGTTGGTGCAAGGACGAAGAAGTGGAGCAAAAGGAACAATTTTTTATTGATAGTTTTGCTTGCGATCCGTATACGGAGATATTGAATGTTTCAGGTTCTCGGAAGAATAAAAGTAACGAAATTTTGAAAAATATTAATAATAAGTTAGTTATCGAGTCAGAGAAGCTTGGTGAATTGTCGTTAAGAGAAGCCGGGCGCCTGAAGCCGGTGGTTAATTTGCTTACGAAGAAGGTTCATTCAAGCTTGCAAATTGCCGCAAAAATTGATGAAGTCAGTGTTGATCAAATAAGAAATTCATCGAAAACTGGAAAAATGTTACCAGGGGGTGTGCGCTACGCTTTTATTTCTCTTGATAACAAACCCATTTTAACACCAGGGCATTCGCAAGAAATTTTTATTGGAAAAAATGCCAAAAAAGTTAAAGATTTGGTTAGTGGTAAAATTTATGACAGCGTGGTTGATGCAGCCCAAAAATGTAACCTTTCTTCGAGCGTTGTAGATGGTGGTGCTCGCGGCGAGTATGCTATTGTCAAGGACCGGTACGTCTTTTGTTTTTTAGACAATCAAGGGCAGGAGAAACGACTAGCTAGACACGATGATGCCTTACAAAAATTAGAGTTGAAAAAAGGCTTCAATTACTGTGCGTGGGGTGTTGATAATTTAGAAAGAGAGGGCTTGCAAAAATTTAAAACGCTTGACGAAATGTGTCAAAAGCTGGGGTTAAAATCAAAAAGTCATGTGAAAAGCGTACTTGATGGCGTTCGCTCGCATGTTGAAAAATGGCGAATTGCTCGATGGGACCAAAAAAGCGAACAACCTGTTTTGACAGAAAAGCATTTTGATAAGCCAAGCAAAGTGAGTAGAAGCGTGATTTGTCTAAATGATGAGGGCAGGAAGTTTCCTTCAGTGGCTGAAGCGGGCAAGTTTTATGGGGTAGATGCGCAGGGCGTCGCAAAGTGCTGTAATGGAAGGGCAAAATCTGTTTATCGTTTGAATGATGGGTTGAAAAAAAAAGAGAGATTATTGTTTGCTTATTCTGACGATCAGGGGCAGCCAAAGTTAACGCCGACTCATCATCTTTCAGCAACGACTCTTGCAGCGCGCGGCGACCAGAGGATATTATTGACTAACGAGGACAAAATTAAAAAATTGGGGCGCGATAGGTTTAATTCTCTCTCTGAATTTTGTCGGGTTACAAAGGTGCCTAGAAAACGCGCAGCTAAGCACCTTCAAGATAAATCCGTTTATATGTTTGGTTTCGATTTTGTTACATTGGATTGA
- a CDS encoding UvrD-helicase domain-containing protein yields MNYKAAFNNFLSHELNKPQQEAATQKSGTLLVIAGAGSGKTRVITARIANLIINENVSPKALVALTFTNKAAEEMKERLHRSLDGNHELPFVGTFHSYCLLQLRTNLQYLSAPYFSILDGDDQLGIIKQIIKKGSLEKQFTASQLVYQLSQFKNKYFMNPAEAESTVSPLVKEIYHAYEAEKTAARSLDFDDLILQVLKLFRTNKNFKRDFQAKIKHVLVDEYQDTSHTQHELLRQMALDEDKDFILESLCAVGDEDQSIYSWRGATVTNMLKIKHEFAPVTIVKIEQNYRSVTPILEIANHVIQHNTQRNPKKLWSEKQGKNRVMLLTCRSGEQEADAIAILLKNLPENKKLSDVAILYRTHYQSRSLEEALIYHAIPYRIIGGIRFYERKEIKDVLAYLRLMINPFDRISLLRIVNYPLRGLGQKFEEQLMESWQQNPLLDFQQLITYLITNESISSSKQLALKQFLGIYTGIDKNSSPSTLVNHVLNKIDYLNYLRITLDAQEADTKIENVRELVESITSFEKNFTGSSNQDLNPNDPFASNSNAPTLENFLYEVTLMQEKSNNENRDDQVCLMTLHGAKGLEFETVIITGLEEEMLPSGKALNTNEELEEERRLFYVGITRAQERLVLTHADYRNRFGTIVHQLPSRFLSELKKSLVQEFNASNAHASQLKTHFRRWFGLSTQFDQNIMTFTSFIPPDRLSTKNETQTSAAPMRVTPKSHKTTGIAKATTHHKAPAFSTNATTPTGTWYKNQLVEHVKFGKGIVTHVEKADGDTYHVTAIFQSGSKKILSSFLKKA; encoded by the coding sequence ATGAACTACAAAGCAGCATTTAATAATTTTCTCTCGCACGAGCTCAACAAGCCGCAACAAGAAGCAGCCACGCAAAAGTCCGGCACCTTACTCGTTATTGCTGGCGCAGGGTCGGGCAAAACACGTGTCATTACCGCTCGTATCGCCAATTTAATTATTAATGAAAACGTAAGCCCCAAAGCGCTCGTTGCCCTAACATTTACCAACAAAGCCGCCGAAGAAATGAAGGAACGGTTGCATCGCTCGCTTGATGGCAACCACGAACTACCTTTCGTTGGAACCTTCCATTCTTACTGCCTGCTACAGCTACGCACCAATTTGCAGTACCTTTCAGCACCCTATTTTTCTATCTTGGATGGCGACGACCAACTCGGCATCATTAAGCAAATTATAAAAAAAGGCAGCCTTGAAAAGCAGTTTACCGCCTCACAATTGGTGTACCAGCTTTCTCAATTTAAAAATAAATATTTCATGAACCCGGCCGAAGCTGAAAGCACCGTCAGCCCACTCGTAAAAGAGATTTATCACGCGTACGAAGCAGAAAAAACGGCGGCTCGCAGTCTAGATTTTGACGATTTAATATTGCAGGTTCTTAAACTTTTTAGAACTAATAAAAACTTTAAGCGCGATTTTCAGGCAAAAATTAAGCACGTCCTGGTCGACGAATATCAAGACACCAGCCATACGCAGCACGAACTGTTGCGACAAATGGCACTGGATGAAGATAAGGATTTTATTCTCGAGTCCCTGTGCGCGGTTGGCGACGAAGACCAGTCAATTTATTCTTGGCGCGGCGCAACCGTAACCAACATGCTCAAAATTAAGCATGAATTTGCACCGGTCACCATTGTTAAAATTGAACAAAATTATCGCTCAGTAACGCCCATTTTGGAAATAGCCAACCATGTTATTCAGCACAACACACAACGCAATCCAAAAAAATTATGGTCTGAAAAACAAGGTAAAAATAGAGTGATGCTGCTTACCTGCCGCTCGGGCGAACAAGAGGCAGATGCGATTGCCATACTTTTAAAAAATCTTCCTGAAAATAAAAAATTAAGCGATGTCGCGATTTTGTACCGCACACATTATCAATCTCGCTCGCTTGAAGAAGCATTAATTTATCACGCCATTCCTTACCGCATTATTGGCGGCATACGATTTTATGAGCGCAAAGAAATTAAAGACGTTTTGGCGTACTTGCGCTTAATGATCAATCCATTCGACCGCATCAGCCTGCTCCGCATTGTAAACTATCCGCTACGCGGGCTTGGCCAAAAGTTTGAAGAACAATTAATGGAAAGCTGGCAACAAAATCCGCTCCTTGATTTTCAACAACTAATTACATATTTGATCACGAACGAAAGTATCAGCTCATCAAAACAATTGGCACTCAAACAATTTTTGGGCATTTATACAGGTATCGATAAAAATTCATCGCCTTCAACATTGGTCAACCATGTCCTGAACAAAATTGATTATCTCAATTATTTACGTATCACGCTGGACGCACAAGAAGCAGACACTAAAATTGAAAACGTACGCGAATTAGTCGAATCAATAACTTCATTTGAAAAAAACTTTACGGGATCATCAAACCAAGATCTCAACCCCAACGACCCTTTTGCCAGCAATTCAAACGCGCCAACGCTTGAAAATTTTTTATACGAAGTCACGCTCATGCAGGAAAAAAGTAATAACGAAAATCGTGACGACCAAGTCTGCTTGATGACACTACACGGCGCCAAAGGCCTTGAGTTTGAAACGGTAATTATTACCGGCCTTGAAGAAGAAATGTTACCAAGTGGCAAAGCGCTCAATACAAACGAAGAACTGGAAGAAGAGCGACGCTTATTTTACGTCGGCATCACGCGCGCTCAAGAGCGGCTCGTGCTAACGCATGCGGACTACCGCAATCGCTTTGGCACGATTGTGCACCAACTTCCGTCTCGCTTTTTATCAGAATTAAAAAAATCACTCGTTCAAGAATTTAACGCAAGCAATGCACACGCTTCGCAATTAAAAACACACTTTCGTCGCTGGTTTGGCCTTTCAACTCAGTTCGATCAAAATATTATGACCTTTACCAGCTTCATCCCGCCCGACCGACTCAGCACAAAAAATGAAACACAAACATCTGCCGCGCCAATGCGTGTTACGCCAAAATCGCACAAAACTACGGGCATTGCCAAGGCAACAACACACCACAAAGCTCCCGCTTTTTCTACCAACGCCACTACACCGACGGGCACTTGGTATAAAAACCAACTGGTTGAACATGTAAAATTTGGCAAAGGAATTGTAACGCATGTTGAAAAAGCTGATGGCGATACGTATCACGTTACCGCCATCTTTCAATCTGGATCTAAAAAAATTCTTTCAAGCTTTTTGAAAAAGGCATAA
- a CDS encoding ankyrin repeat domain-containing protein: MHLAVQKGNKEIVNFLLNSDADVNTKDKYGKTAFDLALDQEIKHML; encoded by the coding sequence TTGCACCTAGCTGTTCAAAAAGGCAATAAAGAAATAGTTAATTTTTTGCTTAACAGCGATGCGGATGTTAATACAAAAGATAAATATGGCAAAACGGCATTTGATCTTGCTCTTGATCAAGAAATCAAACATATGTTATAG
- a CDS encoding ankyrin repeat domain-containing protein: MHILRYFFMMTIVLVAQNDVVFPEVLTPAHQLSNLIDADTSVQTIKDFLNAHRGMNIKNINPHPIFLIFKAIELKNPDVASFLINQGIDIEAKDETGRTVLHEAARQGLLSVVELLVKKGLDVNIPTFQHYTPLHFAIFGGREEIVRFCLDKGASLNVLAKSNTPLSLAAGKGMIEIVKLLLDRGADFTKMPPIIFSAVSSANEEMVRLLIERGLGGVNVKHWNGLFALMLAVNKGLKNIASLLLENGADVNLKRDSDNSTSLHLAVQNGDKEIVKVLLLRTGIDVNAQNKEGNTPLHLAVLKDNLEIVILLLQQGADVTLKNNEENKAADLSSHEEIKDALERAESKKTPMPDLELPKTDTHHKKRKRRYLSYMGALDLVAKIDRIAEKVNTDAAEHITDQAHKKLAELQILDETIRNQQLNATERMANENKQQELYKNIAALLNEIEREKSSITK; the protein is encoded by the coding sequence ATGCACATATTACGCTATTTTTTCATGATGACGATTGTTTTAGTAGCTCAAAATGATGTAGTTTTTCCAGAAGTACTGACTCCTGCTCATCAGTTATCTAATCTTATCGATGCAGATACATCGGTACAAACGATTAAAGATTTTTTAAATGCTCATAGAGGTATGAATATTAAGAATATTAATCCTCATCCGATATTTTTAATTTTTAAAGCTATCGAGTTAAAAAATCCTGACGTTGCAAGCTTCTTGATTAATCAAGGAATTGACATTGAGGCCAAAGATGAAACAGGGCGTACGGTGTTACATGAGGCGGCGCGTCAAGGATTGCTTTCTGTTGTAGAGTTGTTAGTTAAAAAAGGCCTTGATGTCAATATTCCTACTTTTCAGCATTACACGCCGTTACATTTTGCGATTTTTGGTGGACGTGAAGAGATTGTGAGGTTTTGTTTAGATAAAGGCGCTTCGCTTAATGTTCTTGCAAAAAGCAATACGCCGCTCTCGCTTGCTGCGGGGAAAGGTATGATAGAGATTGTAAAATTATTACTTGATAGGGGTGCTGATTTTACAAAAATGCCACCTATTATCTTTTCTGCCGTTTCTAGCGCAAATGAGGAGATGGTCAGGTTATTAATTGAGCGTGGCCTAGGCGGTGTGAATGTAAAGCATTGGAACGGACTTTTTGCGCTTATGCTGGCTGTTAATAAGGGACTTAAGAATATTGCTTCCTTATTATTGGAAAATGGTGCAGATGTTAATCTGAAACGAGATTCTGATAATTCAACATCGCTTCATCTAGCCGTTCAAAATGGTGACAAGGAAATAGTAAAAGTTTTGTTATTACGCACAGGGATTGATGTTAATGCACAAAATAAAGAAGGCAACACGCCATTGCATCTTGCTGTTTTGAAGGACAATCTTGAGATTGTTATTTTATTATTGCAACAAGGTGCTGATGTTACCTTAAAAAATAATGAAGAAAATAAGGCCGCTGATCTTAGCTCGCATGAAGAAATAAAAGATGCTTTAGAAAGAGCAGAATCTAAAAAAACTCCTATGCCAGATTTGGAATTACCAAAAACAGATACCCACCATAAAAAGCGAAAAAGAAGATATTTGAGTTATATGGGAGCCTTGGATCTTGTTGCTAAAATAGACCGCATTGCTGAAAAAGTAAATACAGATGCAGCAGAACATATAACAGATCAAGCTCATAAAAAATTGGCAGAGCTGCAAATATTGGATGAAACGATAAGAAATCAACAATTGAACGCTACAGAAAGAATGGCTAATGAAAACAAGCAGCAAGAGCTTTATAAAAACATTGCTGCATTACTAAACGAAATTGAAAGAGAGAAAAGCAGTATAACGAAATAA
- a CDS encoding ankyrin repeat domain-containing protein encodes MFAVFKKRRMGMSLMRWSLVVVMLFSLNSTMSLFAAQAAQNEFNKMLAHLIDNRFKMFDDSYKKSMENFIKAGARADEITTDGRTLLQLMIDINYPELVKFLLDNGADINKHINTSGWTYLHLATKKGYDDIVEILLQHSKSNINEKTSTGLTPLHIAAHDGHIEIVKLLLRYDANVDEKTNNGITPLSFAVEKRYREIVAVLLNKNANVNAKDDDSWVPLHFAANGGFSEIVKLLLDKDAKVNEKVNEGWTPLHFAAKKGFKDIVRFLLNKNADVNPRSNEGWTPLHLAAEGNFTESVDILLDGGADIFIKNNQGITADALTKNPEIDQMIQLAPLKRALTALKAKLAALAGALEKIQKK; translated from the coding sequence ATGTTTGCAGTATTTAAAAAAAGGAGAATGGGTATGTCGTTGATGAGATGGTCTTTGGTAGTGGTGATGTTATTTAGTTTGAATAGCACTATGAGCCTATTTGCTGCACAGGCGGCGCAAAACGAATTTAATAAAATGTTGGCGCATTTGATAGACAATCGTTTTAAAATGTTTGACGATTCTTATAAAAAAAGTATGGAAAATTTTATAAAAGCTGGTGCACGTGCTGATGAAATAACGACCGATGGTAGAACTTTGTTGCAGCTTATGATTGATATAAATTATCCTGAGCTCGTTAAATTTTTGCTTGATAATGGGGCGGATATTAATAAGCATATTAATACTTCTGGTTGGACTTATCTGCATTTAGCTACTAAAAAGGGATATGATGATATTGTTGAGATATTGTTGCAGCATAGTAAATCAAATATTAATGAAAAAACTAGTACAGGTTTGACTCCTCTGCATATAGCCGCTCATGATGGACATATAGAGATCGTTAAGTTATTGCTTCGCTATGACGCGAATGTTGATGAAAAAACTAATAACGGAATAACTCCTTTGTCCTTTGCCGTTGAAAAAAGATATCGAGAGATTGTTGCTGTTTTGCTCAATAAAAATGCAAATGTTAATGCAAAGGATGATGACAGCTGGGTCCCTTTGCATTTTGCTGCTAATGGCGGATTTAGTGAGATAGTTAAATTATTGCTTGATAAAGATGCAAAAGTTAATGAAAAGGTTAATGAAGGGTGGACGCCTCTGCATTTTGCGGCTAAAAAAGGATTCAAAGATATAGTTAGGTTTTTGCTTAATAAAAATGCAGATGTTAATCCAAGAAGCAATGAAGGTTGGACCCCTCTGCATCTAGCAGCGGAAGGTAATTTCACAGAAAGTGTTGATATTTTACTTGATGGTGGTGCTGATATTTTTATTAAGAATAATCAAGGCATCACAGCTGATGCTCTTACTAAAAATCCAGAAATTGATCAAATGATTCAATTGGCACCGCTCAAAAGAGCATTAACGGCTCTTAAAGCAAAATTGGCCGCGTTGGCCGGTGCATTGGAAAAAATACAGAAGAAATAA